A DNA window from candidate division KSB1 bacterium contains the following coding sequences:
- a CDS encoding DUF4331 family protein: MLKTKFLSMLLCLLLAGFMAFTACDGDGGMEPVDDDTYTQVDRIGIPALNTVFNHPPAFSKVDYNTSGPATDVANYTAQFVTVLGAVANADPAGTAAALLPDELPVNLGSATSNFALFDGRKLSDDATDVALTVVVGVPALQSDNVDANDVEFLNSFPYLAPPN, encoded by the coding sequence ATGTTAAAAACAAAATTCTTATCCATGTTGCTTTGCTTATTACTTGCAGGATTTATGGCTTTCACTGCCTGCGACGGGGATGGTGGTATGGAACCCGTCGACGATGACACCTATACCCAGGTAGACCGAATAGGAATCCCGGCTTTGAACACTGTTTTCAATCATCCCCCTGCTTTTAGCAAGGTCGATTATAACACTTCAGGTCCGGCGACGGATGTTGCCAATTACACAGCCCAGTTTGTAACGGTCCTGGGAGCGGTTGCCAATGCAGACCCGGCCGGGACTGCCGCAGCCTTGCTGCCGGATGAACTGCCCGTGAATTTGGGTTCGGCTACCTCTAATTTTGCTTTGTTCGACGGCCGCAAACTCTCAGATGATGCCACGGATGTTGCGTTAACCGTTGTTGTCGGTGTCCCGGCTCTGCAAAGCGATAATGTTGATGCCAATGATGTTGAATTTTTAAATTCATTTCCATATTTGGCACCGCCTAATTAA